The Pirellulales bacterium genome has a segment encoding these proteins:
- a CDS encoding DNA methyltransferase has protein sequence AVFLVRLMFCLFADRTGLFEPGLFREILERKTRYDGSDVGPLVNHVFAVLDQPNSSRQKSLDDDIKLLPYVNGHLFERRFDPPAFDKSARKTLLKCCAFNWSAVSPAIFGAMFQKVMDEDKGKRRSIGAHYTSEKNILKALGPLLIDGLRAEFERATSQKELEALLSRISRITVLDPACGCGNFLVIAYRELRELEIEIHRRLARVRRREGERLLSLEFAKGINVSAMYGIEIEEFPCRVAETALYLIDHLMNMKASEEFGENFIRLPLDKAPHITHSNALRLDWSSVVSKDRLSCVVGNPPFIGKAFRTKDQSKDMDLVFGDWDGRGELDYVASWYVKTMQYVTGTTIPVAFVSTNSITQGEQVSALWSRLLQCGVSIHFAHRTFRWDNDAPGIAGVYCVIIGWGFSEPRQRLLFDYDTPRSDPMVRKVDRINPYLVDSASVFIRPRRKPLCGVPPISFGNMPNDGGHLLLSREEKSELLKREPSAKSFLRRIYGSKEFINGIDRWCLWLVDAKPSDLRSMPEIMKRVEAVRAHRLKSDRPATRKLAETPALFGEIRQPARRYLAIPKTSSENRRFIPMGFLGPTVITTTEIQMVIDADFYHFGVLTSTMHMAWMRQVCGRLESRYRYSAEIVYNNFPWPDQPSEKHIQAVRSAAQAVLQVRTSQAGQSLADIYDTDVMPTALVKAHRLLDKAVDRCYRSQPFENELARIRFLFDRYAALTAGGQLSLPAPKVNRSPRKSPAKKPRSSQTKRRGLRRSNDSYPLFSHTSFGQPHSI, from the coding sequence GCCGTGTTTCTCGTGCGCCTTATGTTCTGCCTGTTTGCCGACCGCACCGGTCTGTTTGAACCCGGACTTTTTCGTGAAATCCTGGAGCGTAAGACGCGCTATGACGGTTCGGACGTGGGCCCGCTCGTGAACCATGTTTTCGCAGTCCTCGACCAGCCGAATTCCTCGCGGCAGAAGAGTCTTGACGACGATATCAAACTTCTTCCGTATGTAAACGGGCATTTATTCGAACGGCGTTTCGATCCGCCCGCGTTTGACAAATCCGCCCGGAAGACGCTTCTCAAATGTTGCGCTTTCAATTGGAGCGCGGTTTCGCCTGCCATCTTCGGCGCGATGTTTCAAAAAGTAATGGACGAGGACAAGGGCAAGCGTCGATCAATCGGGGCGCATTACACGAGCGAGAAGAACATCCTGAAGGCCCTCGGACCGCTTCTCATCGACGGTTTGCGCGCGGAATTCGAAAGGGCAACATCCCAGAAGGAACTCGAAGCTCTGTTATCGCGCATTTCAAGGATTACGGTGCTCGACCCTGCATGCGGTTGCGGGAACTTTCTCGTCATCGCGTACCGCGAGCTTCGGGAGTTGGAGATCGAGATTCATCGAAGACTGGCGCGAGTGCGCAGGCGAGAGGGCGAACGCCTTCTCAGCTTGGAATTCGCGAAAGGGATTAACGTCAGCGCGATGTATGGCATCGAGATTGAGGAATTCCCTTGCCGCGTGGCGGAAACGGCGTTGTATTTGATTGACCATTTGATGAACATGAAGGCGTCCGAGGAATTCGGCGAGAACTTCATCCGTTTGCCATTGGACAAGGCGCCCCATATCACTCATAGCAACGCACTGCGGCTGGATTGGTCGAGCGTTGTGTCCAAGGACCGGCTCTCTTGCGTCGTCGGCAATCCCCCCTTCATTGGTAAGGCATTTCGCACTAAAGACCAATCCAAAGATATGGACTTGGTTTTTGGCGACTGGGACGGTCGGGGTGAACTGGACTATGTGGCATCTTGGTACGTCAAGACGATGCAATACGTAACGGGTACGACGATCCCGGTCGCATTTGTCTCCACGAACTCGATCACTCAAGGTGAGCAAGTTTCGGCTTTGTGGTCGCGCTTGTTGCAATGCGGTGTGTCGATCCACTTTGCACACCGAACTTTCCGCTGGGACAATGATGCGCCCGGCATCGCGGGAGTCTACTGCGTCATCATCGGGTGGGGGTTTAGCGAGCCGCGACAACGATTGCTGTTCGACTACGATACCCCCCGGAGCGACCCGATGGTTCGAAAAGTCGACCGGATCAACCCTTATCTGGTCGATTCCGCAAGCGTGTTCATTCGCCCGCGCCGGAAACCACTTTGTGGCGTGCCGCCGATTTCATTCGGCAACATGCCGAATGATGGCGGGCATCTGTTGCTCAGTCGTGAGGAGAAATCCGAACTATTGAAACGCGAGCCGAGCGCCAAGAGTTTCCTGCGGCGAATTTATGGATCAAAGGAATTCATCAACGGGATCGATCGATGGTGCCTTTGGCTTGTCGATGCGAAGCCAAGTGATTTGCGCTCAATGCCGGAGATCATGAAACGGGTCGAGGCCGTGCGTGCGCATCGACTCAAGAGCGATCGACCGGCAACGAGAAAGCTCGCGGAGACGCCCGCACTTTTTGGTGAGATCCGTCAGCCTGCGCGACGGTATCTTGCCATTCCGAAGACGTCGTCGGAGAACCGACGATTTATTCCAATGGGCTTTCTGGGGCCCACTGTAATCACCACAACTGAGATCCAAATGGTGATCGACGCCGACTTCTACCATTTCGGAGTGCTCACGAGTACGATGCACATGGCATGGATGCGCCAAGTCTGCGGCAGGCTTGAGTCGCGCTACCGCTACTCGGCTGAGATCGTCTACAACAACTTCCCTTGGCCCGACCAACCCTCGGAAAAACATATTCAGGCAGTTCGATCGGCAGCCCAAGCTGTCCTCCAGGTGCGGACGTCACAAGCCGGACAATCGCTGGCGGATATCTATGACACGGACGTAATGCCAACCGCGCTCGTCAAAGCGCACCGGCTCCTCGACAAAGCCGTGGATCGTTGCTATCGCTCCCAACCATTCGAGAACGAATTGGCGCGGATTCGCTTCTTGTTTGATCGTTACGCCGCATTGACGGCGGGAGGTCAATTGTCCTTGCCGGCGCCGAAGGTGAATCGATCGCCGCGCAAATCGCCGGCCAAGAAGCCTCGATCTTCGCAAACAAAGCGCCGTGGCCTGCGGCGATCGAACGACTCCTATCCACTCTTTTCACATACATCGTTTGGCCAACCACACTCAATCTGA
- a CDS encoding AMP-binding protein: MPPTTEPPLILPRQFLRMCRRNRKRLKVADSMGTKLTGGDLLLRSLILRRILLREVLAADEGNVGLLLPPSAGGVVANAALPLMGRVGVNLNYTLSPELINNCIRQCGIRHVLTSRRFMERVKIEVSAELVYLEDFAGRASLADKLIAAIQSRLSPMATLERSLGLTKIKPDDLLTIIFTSGSTGDPKGVMLTHENVGSNLRAINQTIRLSIDDVAIGVLPFFHSYGYTAALWTVLSLDPTGVYHFTPLDAHQVGKLCREDKVTVFMATPTFLRTYMKRCEPQDFATLEVVFAAAEKVPRELFDSFEAKYGIRPVEAYGCTELSPLVAVNVPPSRSPRGDQSGVREGTVGRPIPGVAVKVVNPETWQEMPKGEPGMLLVRGPNVMKGYLNQPEATARVIRDGWYITGDLATIDADGFITITGRESRFSKMGGEMVPHGTIEEALQKILGGDEDHLQAVVTAVPDPRRGERLVVLHLPTSKTPEQIGQELAAAGLPNLWIPSPDSFMEVKEIPVLGTGKLDLKAMRDVALKRFVKPKAND; encoded by the coding sequence ATGCCACCGACGACCGAGCCGCCGCTAATCTTGCCGCGCCAGTTCCTGCGGATGTGCCGGCGAAACCGCAAGCGGCTGAAGGTGGCCGATTCAATGGGCACGAAGCTTACCGGCGGCGATCTATTGCTCCGGTCGCTCATCCTGCGGCGTATCCTGCTTCGAGAGGTACTCGCGGCCGATGAAGGAAACGTCGGGCTGCTGTTGCCGCCATCGGCCGGCGGCGTCGTTGCGAACGCGGCGCTTCCGCTCATGGGCCGAGTGGGCGTCAATCTGAACTACACGCTCTCTCCCGAGCTGATTAACAATTGCATCCGCCAATGCGGCATCCGGCATGTGCTCACGAGCCGGCGATTCATGGAGCGCGTGAAGATCGAAGTCTCGGCGGAGTTGGTCTACCTGGAGGACTTTGCCGGCCGGGCCTCGCTAGCCGACAAGCTGATCGCCGCAATCCAATCGCGCCTGTCGCCGATGGCCACGCTCGAGCGCTCGCTCGGACTAACCAAAATCAAGCCCGACGACCTGCTTACGATCATCTTCACCTCCGGCTCGACGGGCGATCCCAAGGGGGTGATGCTCACACACGAAAACGTCGGCTCGAATCTGCGGGCGATCAACCAGACGATCCGGCTCTCGATCGACGACGTGGCGATCGGCGTGCTGCCATTCTTCCATTCCTATGGCTACACGGCCGCGCTTTGGACGGTGCTCTCCCTCGACCCGACAGGCGTTTATCACTTCACGCCGCTCGACGCCCATCAGGTCGGTAAGCTCTGTCGCGAAGACAAAGTGACGGTGTTCATGGCGACGCCCACTTTCTTGCGCACGTATATGAAGCGCTGCGAGCCGCAGGATTTTGCCACGCTCGAGGTCGTGTTCGCCGCGGCGGAAAAAGTGCCGCGCGAGCTGTTCGATTCGTTCGAGGCGAAATATGGCATCCGTCCGGTCGAGGCCTACGGCTGCACGGAACTCTCGCCGCTGGTCGCCGTGAACGTGCCCCCTAGCCGCAGCCCGCGGGGCGATCAATCGGGAGTGCGCGAAGGGACAGTCGGGCGACCGATTCCGGGCGTGGCGGTGAAGGTCGTCAATCCGGAAACTTGGCAGGAAATGCCGAAGGGCGAACCCGGAATGTTGCTAGTCCGCGGGCCGAATGTGATGAAAGGCTATTTGAATCAGCCCGAAGCGACCGCCCGCGTCATCCGCGACGGCTGGTATATCACCGGCGACCTGGCGACAATCGACGCCGACGGCTTCATCACGATCACGGGGCGCGAGAGCCGCTTCTCAAAGATGGGAGGCGAAATGGTCCCGCACGGCACGATCGAGGAAGCCCTGCAAAAAATCCTCGGCGGCGACGAAGATCATCTGCAAGCCGTCGTCACCGCCGTGCCCGATCCGCGACGAGGCGAACGACTCGTCGTGCTGCATTTGCCGACAAGTAAAACCCCCGAGCAAATCGGCCAAGAACTCGCGGCCGCCGGCCTCCCGAACCTTTGGATCCCGTCGCCGGACAGCTTCATGGAAGTGAAGGAAATCCCCGTACTCGGCACGGGCAAGCTTGACCTTAAAGCGATGCGCGACGTAGCGCTCAAACGATTCGTAAAACCCAAAGCGAATGATTGA
- the leuS gene encoding leucine--tRNA ligase translates to MPRYNPAQIEPKWQAYWEAHQTFAAPRLPAGNKLYVLDMFPYPSGDGLHVGHPEGYTATDITARFERMRGRSVLHPMGFDSFGLPAEEHAIKTGTPPRIGTEQNIANFRRQLKMLGFSYDWQRELATTDPGYFRWTQWIFLQLFDTWFDTAAQKGRPISELPIPAEVSAAGEGAIARYRDEHRLAYQSDAPVNWCPALGTVLANEEVIGGVSERGGHPVVRMPLRQWMLRITAYADRLEKDLEGLDWPESIKKLQRDWIGRSTGAEVDFYIGAASREVTGGIPPKPAFADWCEHRRGTGFPPKSNDDVLRIYTTRPDTLFGATYMVIAPEHPFVVRLATPGQAEAVRTYCELAARKSDLDRTELAKTKTGVFTGSYAINPVNGESVAIWIADYVLISYGTGAIMAVPAHDERDFEFAKAFGLPIIPVVDPGEKRPVERESLLRGEQAFIADGSAINSGQYTGLTTAQFKTAIAADLAKRGLGRAAVNYKLRDWLFSRQRFWGEPFPILHELDAMGKPIGVLRAVPADQLPVDLPELADFKPHGRPEPPLEKAPESWLYVTIDGRRYKRETNTMPQWAGSCWYFLRFIDHRNDKLLVDPELERAWMPVDLYIGGAEHAVLHLLYSRFWHKLLFDRGHVSTPEPFMKLVNQGMILGEMEFTGFRKQAGGWLSAADVKLDSENKPVDKKSGQPATAVRVDAGHVEKQGEFFVLIADPSIRVDSRAHKMSKSRGNVVNPDQVVKEYGADALRLYEMFMGPLEATKPWSMTGVNGVRGFLDRVWRMIVAERSEAVELNAAVKAVAPTIEQNRVLHKTIAAVTADLERLAFNTAIAKMMEFTNFFTKAAVRPREVMEKFVLILSPFAPHIAEELWQLLGHDKTLAYEPWPAADPALVKDDVVEVPVQVNGKLRSRVTAPAGADAAITEAAARSDPKIAELLEGKTVVKVVVVPGKLVNFVVK, encoded by the coding sequence ATGCCGCGCTATAATCCCGCACAAATCGAACCGAAGTGGCAGGCCTACTGGGAAGCGCACCAGACGTTTGCCGCTCCGCGCCTGCCGGCGGGGAACAAGCTCTACGTTCTCGACATGTTTCCGTATCCGAGCGGGGACGGGCTGCACGTGGGGCATCCGGAAGGGTATACGGCCACCGACATCACGGCCCGCTTCGAGCGGATGCGCGGCCGGAGCGTGCTGCACCCGATGGGGTTCGATTCATTCGGGCTGCCGGCGGAAGAGCACGCGATCAAGACGGGCACTCCGCCGCGGATTGGCACCGAGCAGAATATCGCCAATTTTCGTCGCCAGCTCAAGATGCTCGGCTTCAGTTACGATTGGCAGCGCGAATTGGCTACGACGGATCCCGGCTATTTCCGCTGGACGCAGTGGATCTTTCTCCAGCTTTTCGACACATGGTTTGACACGGCGGCTCAGAAAGGCCGGCCGATCAGCGAGCTGCCGATCCCCGCTGAAGTCTCGGCGGCGGGAGAGGGCGCGATCGCGCGGTATCGAGACGAGCATCGCCTCGCATATCAGTCCGATGCGCCGGTGAACTGGTGCCCGGCGCTCGGCACCGTGCTGGCGAACGAAGAGGTGATCGGCGGCGTGAGCGAGCGCGGCGGCCATCCGGTCGTCCGCATGCCGCTGCGGCAATGGATGCTGCGGATTACGGCCTATGCCGACCGGCTTGAGAAGGACCTGGAAGGTCTGGATTGGCCCGAGAGCATCAAGAAGCTCCAGCGCGACTGGATCGGCCGCAGCACGGGAGCGGAGGTCGATTTTTACATCGGCGCGGCGAGCCGCGAAGTGACCGGCGGGATTCCGCCCAAACCGGCTTTCGCCGACTGGTGCGAACACCGCCGCGGTACCGGTTTTCCGCCGAAGTCGAACGACGATGTGCTGCGTATTTACACGACCCGGCCCGACACGCTCTTCGGCGCGACCTACATGGTCATCGCTCCGGAGCATCCGTTCGTCGTGCGGCTGGCGACACCGGGCCAGGCGGAGGCCGTGCGAACTTATTGCGAACTGGCTGCCCGCAAGAGCGACCTGGATCGCACCGAATTGGCGAAAACGAAAACCGGCGTGTTCACCGGTTCCTATGCGATCAATCCAGTCAACGGCGAGTCGGTTGCGATTTGGATCGCCGACTACGTACTCATCAGCTATGGTACCGGCGCGATCATGGCTGTGCCGGCGCACGACGAACGCGACTTCGAATTCGCCAAGGCATTCGGATTGCCGATTATTCCGGTCGTCGATCCTGGTGAAAAACGGCCGGTCGAGCGTGAATCGCTGCTTCGAGGCGAACAGGCATTCATCGCGGATGGATCGGCGATCAACTCGGGCCAGTACACGGGCCTTACGACAGCGCAATTCAAGACTGCGATCGCTGCCGATCTCGCCAAGCGGGGTCTCGGCCGCGCGGCGGTCAACTACAAGCTCCGCGATTGGCTCTTTAGCCGGCAGCGGTTTTGGGGAGAGCCGTTTCCGATCCTGCACGAACTGGATGCCATGGGAAAGCCGATCGGGGTGCTTCGTGCGGTGCCGGCCGATCAACTCCCCGTCGATCTGCCGGAGCTGGCCGATTTCAAGCCGCATGGCCGGCCGGAGCCGCCGCTGGAAAAAGCGCCCGAGTCGTGGCTGTATGTGACGATCGACGGCCGCCGATATAAACGCGAGACCAACACCATGCCGCAGTGGGCCGGCTCCTGCTGGTATTTCCTGCGGTTCATCGACCATCGCAACGACAAGCTGCTCGTCGATCCGGAACTGGAGCGGGCTTGGATGCCGGTTGATCTCTACATCGGCGGGGCGGAACATGCCGTGCTTCATCTACTGTACTCGCGATTCTGGCACAAGCTGCTTTTCGACCGCGGCCACGTGAGCACGCCCGAGCCGTTCATGAAACTGGTCAACCAGGGGATGATCCTCGGCGAAATGGAGTTCACCGGCTTTCGCAAGCAGGCCGGGGGCTGGCTGAGCGCGGCGGATGTGAAGCTCGACTCAGAAAACAAGCCGGTCGACAAGAAGTCGGGCCAGCCGGCGACTGCCGTGCGCGTCGATGCCGGCCACGTCGAGAAGCAAGGCGAGTTCTTTGTGCTCATAGCCGATCCATCGATCCGCGTCGATAGCCGCGCGCACAAGATGTCGAAGAGCCGCGGCAACGTCGTCAACCCGGACCAGGTCGTGAAAGAATACGGCGCCGATGCCCTGCGGCTCTACGAAATGTTCATGGGTCCGCTGGAGGCGACAAAGCCTTGGAGCATGACGGGCGTGAACGGAGTGCGCGGCTTTCTCGATCGCGTATGGCGAATGATCGTCGCCGAGCGGAGCGAAGCGGTGGAGCTGAACGCGGCGGTGAAAGCGGTCGCGCCGACGATCGAGCAGAATCGCGTGCTGCACAAGACGATCGCCGCCGTGACGGCCGACCTCGAACGGCTGGCCTTCAACACGGCCATCGCCAAGATGATGGAATTCACGAACTTCTTCACGAAGGCGGCCGTGCGCCCGCGCGAGGTGATGGAGAAATTCGTGCTGATCCTGTCCCCATTCGCACCGCATATAGCTGAGGAGTTGTGGCAACTGCTCGGGCACGATAAGACGCTTGCTTATGAGCCTTGGCCGGCCGCCGATCCGGCGCTGGTGAAGGACGACGTGGTCGAGGTGCCCGTGCAGGTGAATGGCAAACTCCGCAGCCGCGTGACGGCCCCCGCCGGCGCCGATGCGGCGATCACCGAGGCAGCGGCACGAAGCGATCCGAAGATTGCCGAACTCCTCGAGGGAAAAACCGTCGTGAAAGTGGTCGTCGTCCCCGGCAAGCTGGTAAACTTTGTAGTGAAGTGA